One window of the Podospora pseudocomata strain CBS 415.72m chromosome 7, whole genome shotgun sequence genome contains the following:
- the PUF3 gene encoding mRNA binding protein puf3 (COG:J; EggNog:ENOG503NVGT): MTSSSTQRSTNGTTMAGTTRPSRFPNLAPSSTGNGANGIEKSSQPITNTFPAPNTWGSGTSIWSNTNTIGNSFVKSREAVGARDSNDGFATPSGSGALASASEIDPWGRPGGPWNSNDNSQNRNVSGQTSPNRTRSEVQLHDMSGSIPYYSGSQTMTQRALGGSKDAKNGFPKYTSQYADFTDDKDNSFSNLNGEPEQPVGRYPASRSMQDQSFLGNGHSRDHLSTSGQSDNDLHGQGAPYADYPFGTPHTSIHSQRPSLNGPTGSFHGQNPRSYDHNNMGQQIPDDDLPERLGRMAIGSGLNGGSNALGNLQSFGNGSQDFQLNPGSQPWDHGQGYQAGHSRDSYSNSISLDRRGSGVDHSSPAGSTYRAGATGVGLNSPRSFTPAIDSWSRPVSRDLRSGPEADRRSLSHFPPQSPYYQNGYYNFPQYAPGPYDAVYGRQPMQFPGYPLPQYPFAHNGVPPVRPSSDRDPARGVRSLKLEEFKTGNKSSKRFELKDIYGFIVEFSGDQHGSRFIQNKLETANSDDKNQVFHEIEPNAIVLMKDLFGNYVIQKFFEHGNQAQKQVLAAAMKGKVVELSMQMYACRVVQKALSHVLVEQQAELVKELEPEILTIVKDQNGNHVIQKIIQTVPRQHIGFIFDCFRGRVSELSSHAYGCRVIQRALEHGNEADKQSIMKELHSCAQMLIMDQYGNYVTQHVITDGSPDDRSKMVALVMSQLPIFSKHKFASNVVEKCIKHGTADQQRDIRDRFMSRGDDGNSFLVSLTKDQFGNYVLQTLLSELQGQDRDVLVNEVRPLLASIKKMCTGKQIAGVDRLHNAITSYTPSSTAPTSPGLHVDVSSAVPTPNLTMGPNSPSSSPPSTSESAVEETIGQTDAKPAATDATVNIQDQADEV; encoded by the exons ATGACGTCTTCTAGCACACAGCGATCCACCAACGGCACAACCATGGCAGGCACG ACTCGACCAAGCAGGTTCCCGAACCTTGCCCCAAGCTCCACAGGCAACGGCGCAAACGGTATTGAGAAGAGCTCCCAGCCCATCACAAACACATTCCCGGCGCCAAATACCTGGGGAAGCGGCACCAGCATCTggtccaacaccaacaccattgGCAACAGCTTTGTGAAGAGCAGGGAGGCTGTGGGCGCCAGAG ATTCTAACGACGGATTTGCTACCCCCTCGGGGTCCGGTGCGCTGGCATCCGCATCGGAAATCGATCCATGGGGCAGGCCCGGAGGCCCTTGGAACTCAAACGATAACTCCCAGAACCGCAACGTGTCCGGTCAGACATCTCCGAACCGAACACGCTCAGAGGTCCAGCTTCATGACATGTCAGGCAGCATCCCTTACTATTCGGGGTCACAGACAATGACACAACGTGCCTTGGGTGGCTCAAAGGATGCCAAGAATGGCTTTCCCAAGTATACGTCTCAGTATGCTGACTTCACTGATGACAAGGACAACTCTTTCAGCAACCTGAATGGCGAACCTGAACAGCCTGTCGGCAGGTACCCAGCTTCCCGATCTATGCAAGACCAGTCATTCTTGGGAAATGGGCACTCGCGGGATCACCTTTCCACTTCTGGCCAGTCAGACAATGATTTGCACGGCCAGGGGGCCCCGTATGCCGACTATCCCTTCGGCACACCTCACACTTCGATTCACTCCCAACGTCCCTCTTTGAACGGGCCAACCGGGTCCTTCCATGGCCAGAACCCAAGAAGTTACGACCACAACAACATGGGGCAGCAAATTCCCGATGATGATCTCCCAGAGCGGTTGGGACGCATGGCCATTGGTTCTGGTCTCAATGGAGGCTCCAACGCTTTGGGAAATCTGCAGTCATTCGGTAACGGCTCGCAGGATTTCCAGCTTAATCCAGGCTCCCAGCCATGGGATCATGGTCAAGGGTACCAGGCTGGACACTCGCGGGATAGCTACTCCAACAGCATCTCCCTGGACAGGCGGGGCTCTGGAGTTGATCACAGCTCGCCTGCCGGTAGCACGTACCGTGCTGGTGCGACTGGCGTGGGGTTGAACAGCCCACGAAGCTTCACACCCGCCATCGATTCATGGTCAAGACCGGTGTCACGCGACCTTCGATCGGGGCCTGAAGCGGACCGGCGCAGCTTGTCCCATTTCCCACCGCAGTCACCCTACTACCAGAATGGGTATTACAACTTCCCACAGTACGCACCAGGCCCCTATGACGCTGTCTATGGCAGACAGCCAATGCAGTTTCCGGGATACCCACTTCCACAGTATCCATTTGCTCACAACGGCGTGCCGCCGGTTCGTCCAAGCAGTGACCGGGACCCGGCCAGGGGAGTGCGGAGcttgaagctggaggagttcAAGACTGGGAACAAGTCCAGCAAGCGATTCGAGCTCAAGGACATCTATGGCTTCATTGTGGAGTTCAGTGGTGACCAGCACGGCTCTCGCTTCATCCAGAACAAGCTTGAGACGGCCAACAGTGATGACAAGAATCAGGTCTTCCATGAGATTGAGCCCAATGCCATCGTGCTGATGAAGGATCTGTTTGGCAACTATGTCATCCAAAAGTTCTTTGAGCATGGGAATCAAGCCCAGAAGCAAGTGCTTGCTGCAGCCATGAAGGGCAAGGTTGTTGAACTCTCGATGCAGATGTACGCCTGCCGAGTTGTTCAGAAG GCTCTTTCGCACGTGCTCGTTGAGCAACAGGCTGAGTTGGTCAAGGAACTCGAGCCCGAGATTCTCACAATCGTGAAGGACCAGAACGGAAACCACGTCATCCAGAAGATCATTCAGACAGTGCCTCGGCAACACATTGGTTTCATTTTCGATTGCTTCAGGGGACGTGTCAGCGAACTGTCGTCACATGCGTATGGGTGCCGTGTGATCCAGCGTGCTCTTGAGCATGGGAACGAGGCAGACAAGCAGTCCATCATGAAGGAGCTGCACAGCTGCGCCCAGATGCTGATCATGGACCAGTATGGCAACTATGTGACGCAGCATGTCATCACGGATGGCTCTCCCGATGACCGTTCCAAGATGGTTGCCCTCGTCATGTCTCAGCTGCCCATCTTCTCCAAGCACAAGTTCGCCTCCAACGTCGTGGAGAAGTGCATCAAGCATGGTACGGCTGACCAACAGCGTGACATCAGGGACCGCTTCATGTCccgaggagatgatggcaacTCTTTCTTGGTATCCTTGACCAAGGACCAGTTCGGCAACTACGTCCTCC AAACCCTCCTCAGTGAGCTGCAAGGCCAGGATAGGGATGTCCTGGTCAATGAGGTGAGACCGCTTCTTGCatccatcaagaagatgtgCACGGGCAAGCAAATTGCCGGAGTTGATCGCTTGCAcaacgccatcaccagctaCACACCTTCGTCGACGGCCCCGACTTCTCCTGGCCTTCACGTCGACGTGAGCTCGGCGGTGCCAACTCCAAACCTCACGATGGGCCCGAACAGCCCTTCAAGCAGTCCGCCAAGCACTAGCGAGAGTGCCGTCGAGGAGACGATTGGTCAGACGGATGCCAAACCTGCCGCGACAGACGCAACGGTCAACATTCAGGACCAGGCCGACGAGGTCTAA
- a CDS encoding hypothetical protein (EggNog:ENOG503P4AS): MALPRLGPPDTRHIIGAYLITVESSSHNTTTTTTTMDSFTHIVRRGLDTGDNETTVDILIALLALTFCGLLAFSLLVLMRRMRRQKQMLDETLPQYHDVKKSGNHRRLTIETGNGRQSVIVFNNGASPMLANPRSPPHSPDNVPQIHITFPDEQDDQGRPKSGRVVVVRVGETTVGLEPLNDEQLPAYEKESSTQFYSVDIEKIGGLKEKEFR; this comes from the exons ATGGCGCTTCCAAGATTGGGCCCACCGGATACGAGACACATTATTGGTGCGTACCTGATTACGGTGGAGTCCTC GTctcacaacaccaccaccacaaccaccacaatggACTCATTCACACACATCGTCCGCCGGGGCCTCGACACCGGCGACAACGAGACAACCGTCGATATCCTCATCGCACTTCTCGCTCTTACTTTCTGCGGCTTGCTGGCTTTCTCCCTTTTGGTGCTGATGCGGAGGATGCGGAGGCAGAAGCAGATGTTGGACGAGACCCTCCCCCAATACCATGATGTCAAGAAGTCGGGCAACCACAGACGTCTCACCATCGAAACCGGCAACGGCCGACAAAGCGTCATCGTCTTCAACAATGGCGCCTCGCCCATGCTTGCCAACCCCCGATCGCCTCCCCACTCCCCCGACAACGTTCCCCAGATTCACATCACCTTCCCGGACGAGCAGGACGACCAAGGCAGGCCAAAGAGCGGCCGTGTTGTTGTCGTCCGTGTTGGCGAGACCACCGTTGGCCTCGAGCCCCTCAACGACGAGCAACTCCCCGCCTATGAGAAGGAAAGCAGCACGCAGTTCTACTCGGTGGACATTGAGAAGATTGGCGGactcaaggagaaggagttccGCTAA
- the GPI13 gene encoding mannose-ethanolamine phosphotransferase gpi13 (EggNog:ENOG503NU7J; BUSCO:EOG092612MY; COG:T) has translation MPPPQPTPKKAVPAPDYKTLKSQWDAAKRKKDAEDATKKAVKDQAVTAVEPNNTDEIKLRELRRAALEGRRKKAYQSRWAWTAGFWVWMLAIHLVGLGYFTSGFLLTRLQLDDKSLCDVSPAGQEGGILPAWPGKGTPEGGCWHPKTFDKAVVVLIDALRYDFTVPVDDNAEFHNRFPFMYETAVREPNKAFLRPFIADPPTSTLQRLKGLTTGTLPTFIDVGSSFSGTAVEEDNLLGQLRGAGKRVVHLGDDTWESLFPGYFEGNLSRPYDSFNVWDLHTVDEGVIEHIFPLMEEGRKGEWDVVIGHLLGVDHAGHRYGPEHPEMGRKLRQMDGFVRDLAGKIDERTVLIVMGDHGMDSKGDHGGESDDEVQAALWMYSPKGGFGRTKPEFAVPPATAVERPVNQIDLVPTLALMMGIPIPFNNLGRPIEEVFAGPRGNSWNNLAAAERVAAAGVKRYQASYFAARGMAEEPASTPGSPADLWDKAEGLVSKGNWVAVYTAFAEYQRETLARCKSLWAQFNIKNMILGIAVMGFGVLTLLVYVSKGAEDDEAVDDPELDDAEKSLEIMGVIPDSELPLENVLERKLVAAAFLGAVPGLIGGALHAYLKGTGDYYRGAAMAALTSIATVGVSLYEIKETLRTLVPSTIWGWMAAVFTLSQSIGFASNSYTIWEDSILLFFITTFGFVTALSAVRIQSLADRYMAIYHSVLFVVLGRLASASKLCREEQMPYCTSTYYASSTSSTSALWQLAIPFAVSLILPTIIKAYLQPTRSYEGLAPAWIGYVFRTGLFMSALYWLLDSADNGNWISGLPEKKLKNLSVYTAQMVLGLAFVAGTTAFMWAPPCVSIVTSASKSTPTRAQVAILGYGNAHGARYLLLPLNFLVSLILLSKPMGGGALAILFWQILSLVEILDSNSLSATPIGPVMLAILGSFHFFKTGHQAVLSTIQWDSAFIPLFSVRYPWSPLAVAMNTFAAQILATVCVPLLVLWKASPKKKGALAETSKKLGAFVGFFAVEGWMSMMWAGHLRRHLMLYRVFMPRFATAGVVLIVVDLVALGVSLLGLRGNTVAIGEVFGWAE, from the coding sequence atgccaccaccccaaccaaccccgaAAAAAGCGGTTCCCGCCCCCGATTACAAGACGCTCAAATCCCAATGGGACGCCGCCAAGCGCAAAAAGGATGCGGAAGATGCGACCAAAAAAGCCGTCAAAGACCAAGCCGTCACCGCCGTAGAACCCAACAACACGGACGAGATCAAGCTCCGCGAACTCCGACGAGCAGCCCTCGAAGGTCGCCGCAAAAAGGCGTACCAATCCCGCTGGGCATGGACGGCCGGGTTCTGGGTCTGGATGCTAGCCATCCACCTCGTCGGGCTGGGGTACTTCACCAgcggcttcctcctcacaaGACTGCAACTGGACGATAAATCCCTTTGCGACGTCTCTCCCgcaggccaagaaggggggATCTTGCCAGCCTGGCCAGGAAAGGGGACCCCAGAAGGAGGATGCTGGCACCCCAAGACCTTCGACAaggcagtggtggtgttgattgaCGCGTTGAGATACGACTTTACCGTTCCCGTGGACGACAACGCCGAGTTTCACAACCGGTTCCCGTTCATGTACGAGACTGCTGTTCGGGAGCCGAACAAGGCTTTTTTGCGGCCGTTTATTGCCGATCCGCCCACGAGTACGCTGcagaggttgaaggggttgaCGACGGGGACGCTGCCTACTTTTATTGATGTGGGGAGCAGCTTTTCGgggacggcggtggaggaggataatTTGCTGGGGCAGCTGAGGGGGGCcgggaagagggtggtgcaCTTGGGGGATGACACTTGGGAGAGTCTTTTTCCGGGGTATTTTGAGGGGAATCTGAGCAGGCCGTATGATAGTTTTAATGTGTGGGATCTGCACacggtggatgagggggttaTTGAGCATATCTTTCcgctgatggaggaggggaggaagggggagtgggatgtgGTGATTGGGCatttgttgggggtggatCATGCGGGACATCGGTATGGGCCTGAGCATCccgagatggggaggaagttgaggcagatggatgggtttgtgAGGGATCTGGCGGGGAAGATTGACGAGAGGACGGTGTTGATTGTGATGGGGGATCACGGGATGGATAGTAAGGGGGATCATGGGGGGGAGAGCGATGATGAGGTGCAGGCGGCGCTTTGGATGTACTCGCCaaaggggggttttgggaggaCGAAGCCTGAGTTTGCGGTCCCGCCGGCTacggcggtggagaggcCGGTGAACCAGATTGATTTAGTGCCGACTTTGGCGCTGATGATGGGTATTCCTATTCCTTTCAATAATTTGGGGCGTCCTATCGAGGAGGTCTTTGCTGGTCCTCGCGGCAATTCTTGGAATAATTTGGCTGCGGCTGAAAGGGTTGCGGCTGCTGGTGTCAAGCGGTATCAGGCCTCCTATTTTGCTGCCAGAGGCATGGCTGAGGAACCTGCTTCTACCCCTGGCTCGCCGGCTGATCTTTGGGACAAGGCTGAGGGTCTGGTTTCCAAGGGCAACTGGGTTGCTGTCTATACTGCTTTTGCCGAGTACCAAAGGGAGACTCTGGCTCGCTGCAAGAGCCTTTGGGCGCAGTTCAATATCAAGAACATGATTCTTGGAATCGCCGTCATGGGATTTGGTGTTCTTACCCTGCTAGTCTACGTCTCCAAGggagccgaggatgatgaggctgTTGATGACCCTGAGCTGGACGATGCTGAAAAGAGCCTGGAGATTATGGGCGTCATTCCTGACTCGGAGCTGCCGTTGGAGAATGTTCTCGAAAGAAaacttgttgctgctgctttccTTGGCGCAGTTCCGGGCCTTATTGGCGGCGCTCTCCATGCTTACCTCAAGGGCACGGGCGACTATTACCGCGGtgctgccatggccgcccTCACCAGCATTGCCACTGTCGGTGTGTCGCTCTACGAAATCAAGGAGACCCTCCGGACTCTGGTTCCATCCACAatttgggggtggatggCAGCAGTGTTCACTCTCAGCCAGTCTATCGGCTTCGCTTCCAACTCGTACACAATCTGGGAGGACTCTATtctgctcttcttcatcaccacctttgGCTTCGTCACAGCCCTCTCCGCCGTGCGAATCCAGTCCCTTGCCGACCGCTACATGGCCATCTACCACTCGGTCCTCTTCGTggtcctcggccgccttgcctccgcctccaagcTCTGCCGCGAAGAGCAAATGCCCTACTGCACATCAACCTACtacgcctcctccacctcgtcaacctcTGCCCTCTGGCAGCTCGCCATCCCCTTCGCGGTGAGCCTGATCCTTCCCACAATCATCAAAGCCTACCTCCAACCCACCCGCTCCTACGAGGGCCTAGCCCCAGCCTGGATCGGGTACGTCTTCCGCACGGGTCTCTTCATGTCAGCCCTTTACTGGCTCCTCGACTCAGCCGACAACGGGAACTGGATCTCTGGCCTGCCCGAAAAAAAGCTCAAAAACCTCTCCGTCTACACCGCCCAGATGGTCCTCGGCCTGGCCTTTGTAGCAGGAACAACAGCATTCATGTGGGCGCCCCCCTGCGTGAGCATCGTCACTTCAGCCTCGAAATCAACACCCACCCGGGCACAGGTCGCGATCTTGGGCTACGGCAACGCGCACGGGGCACGGtacctccttctcccgctcAACTTCCTCGTCTCCCTAATTCTCCTCTCCAAACCCATGGGCGGCGGCGCGTTGGCCATTCTATTCTGGCagatcctctccctcgttgAAATCCTTGACTCGAACTCTTTGTCTGCAACCCCGATCGGACCAGTCATGCTCGCAATCCTGGGCTCGTTTCACTTTTTCAAGACGGGCCATCAGGCTGTGCTGTCGACCATTCAATGGGACTCCGCGTTCATCCCCCTTTTTTCCGTCCGCTACCCTTGGTCACCCTTGGCAGTGGCGATGAACACCTTTGCGGCACAGATTCTCGCCACGGTTTGCGTCCCCCTCTTGGTGCTTTGGAAGGCGtcacccaagaagaagggtgcGCTGGCGGAGACGAGCAAAAAGCTGGGGGCGTTTGTCGGTTTTTtcgcggtggaggggtggatgagTATGATGTGGGCGGGGCATTTGAGGAGGCATCTGATGCTTTATCGGGTGTTTATGCCGAGGTTTGCgacggcgggggtggtgttgattgtggtggacttggtggcgttgggggtgagtttgttggggttgagggggaatACGGTGGCGATTGGGGAGGTTTTTGGGTGGGCTGAGTAA
- a CDS encoding hypothetical protein (COG:A; EggNog:ENOG503PAMS), with translation MIAGASTDGKVHIMDLNAPGQTMTLSGHQAPVRTVRWVDLPCAGNSTGLLVSGSWDKTLRFWDKRQPNPIATVNLTNRVWAMDGSGTTLAAGTADNKIHIFNLGKMTQSSAIRPTMIIESPLVDQQIRCIAVKHGGQYRAVGGIGGRVTFGATQPNPMKSGVTFSFKYHREVSKESSKVTNVYAVNDLAFANYIAHQNGSTARIVMATAGQDGQVMVWNVTKKTSLISYPSPGGSITACGFNWGATMFAYEVGE, from the exons ATGATTGCCGGTGCCTCGACCGACGGAAAAGTCCACATCATGGATCTCAACGCGCCAGGTCAAACTATGACACTTTCCGGTCACCAAGCCCCTGTGAGGACCGTCCGTTGGGTGGACCTTCCCTGCGCCGGGAATTCGACCGGTCTGCTTGTTTCTGGGTCATGGGACAAGACACTTCGGTTCTGGGACAAGcggcaacccaaccccatcgccaccgtcaacctcaccaaccgTGTATGGGCCATGGATGGGTCCGGTACGACCCTCGCCGCGGGGACAGCAGACAACAAGAtccacatcttcaacctGGGAAAGATGACACAGAGCAGTGCCATAAGACCCACGATGATCATTGAGTCGCCTCTTGTGGACCAACAAATCAGATGCATAGCTGTCAAACACGGTGGTCAATACCGGGCGGTGGGAGGTATTGGCGGAAGGGTAACTTTTGGAGCTACCCAACCTAACCCGATGAA GTCAGGAGTGACTTTCTCGTTCAAGTACCATCGTGAAGTGTCGAAAGAATCAAGCAAAGTGACGAACGTGTACGCCGTCAATGACCTTGCCTTTGCCAATTATATTGCCCATCAAAATGGCTCGACGGCGAGGATCGTGATGGCAACGGCAGGTCAGGATGGACAGGTTATGGTTTGGAATGTGACTAAGAAAACTAGCCTGATATCGTATCCGTCTCCCGGGGGGAGTATCACGGCTTGTGGCTTCAACTGGGGCGCGACCATGTTTGCGTATGAGGTTGGGGAATGA
- a CDS encoding hypothetical protein (COG:O; MEROPS:MER0000933; EggNog:ENOG503NXPH), with the protein MKTATPLLVVAASLAGQTIDALSLPPTTPTQQQQRRDGSGPRVVGMDIQRRTPKNPLHRDQLRKRGSMEVGLDNQETLYFINGTIGTPPKSLRLHLDTGSSDLWVNTPSSSLCTQSSAPCKYAGTYSANGSSTYEYIGSWFNISYVDGSGASGDYVSDTVTFGDATLDRLQFGIGYSSNNAQGILGIGYPINEVQVGRAGMRPYNNLPAQMVADGLIQTNAYSLWLNDLDADTGNILFGGVDTEKFVPPLMSLPVESEAGVYAEFMITLTKVELGSAQVGGDLALAVLLDTGSSLTYLPDRMVQDIFDLVDAQYDPEANAAYVPCSLADNETAVLSFTFTEPTINVGMDELVLDLVTSSGRRPVFSDGTEACLFGIAPAGEGTNVLGDTFLRSAYVVYDLENNEISLAATRFNSTGTRVEEIGKGEGGVPGATRVENPTKATEGLDGPNGLGGISAGNKRGLGVGVVWLVASMVGVLLVV; encoded by the exons ATGAAGACAGCCACTCCTCTTTTGGTTGTTGCAGCCTCGCTTGCGGGTCAGACGATAGACGCTCTCTCTTTGCCACCGACGACgccaacacaacaacaacaacgaagaGATGGAAGTGGACCGAGGGTTGTGGGGATGGATATTCAgaggaggacgccgaagAACCCATTACATCGAGATCAGCTAAGAAAGAGAGGGAGCATGGAGGTCGGTTTGGACAATCAG GAAACCCTCTACTTCATCAACGGCACAATCGGCACCCCACCAAAATCCCTCCGTCTACACCTCGACACCGGCTCGTCCGACCTCTGGGTCaacaccccatcctcctccctatGCACCCAGTCCTCGGCGCCCTGTAAATACGCCGGCACTTACTCGGCCAACGGCTCAAGCACGTACGAGTACATCGGCTCCTGGTTCAACATCTCCTACGTCGACGGCTCCGGCGCCTCGGGGGATTACGTTTCCGACACCGTCACCTTTGGCGATGCCACGCTGGACAGGTTGCAGTTTGGCATAGGATACTCGTCCAACAACGCCCAGGGCATCCTCGGGATAGGGTACCCGATCAACGAAGTCCAAGTCGGCAGGGCAGGAATGAGACCttacaacaacctccccgcgCAAATGGTGGCCGACGGGCTGATCCAAACAAACGCTTATTCCCTGTGGCTGAACGACCTCGATGCTGACACGGGGAATATTCTGTTTGGCGGTGTCGACACGGAAAAGTTTGTTCCCCCGTTGATGTCCCTCCCGGTGGAATCCGAGGCGGGGGTGTATGCCGAGTTTATGATCACGTTGACGAAAGTCGAGCTCGGCTCGGCGCAGGTAGGCGGCGATCTCGCCTTGGCTGTGCTATTGGATACCGGCAGCAGCTTGACGTACCTCCCCGACCGGATGGTGCAAGATATTTTCGACCTTGTCGACGCGCAGTACGATCCTGAGGCTAACGCGGCGTATGTTCCTTGCTCGCTTGCCGACAATGAGACTGCTGTTTTGTCGTTTACGTTTACGGAGCCGACGATCAAtgtggggatggatgagCTTGTGCTCGACCTTGTGACGAGctcggggaggaggccggttTTTAGTGACGGGACGGAGGCGTGCCTGTTTGGGATTGcgccggcgggggaggggacgaaTGTGCTGGGGGATACGTTTTTGAGGAGTGCGTATGTGGTTTATGACTTGGAGAATAACGAGATTTCGTTGGCGGCGACGAGGTTTAACAGTACGGGGACGAGGGTTGAGGAGatagggaagggggaggggggggtgccGGGGGCGACGAGGGTGGAGAATCCGACCAAGGCgacggaggggttggatgggccgaatggtttgggggggataaGTGCTGGGAATaagaggggtttgggggttggggtggtgtggttggtggcgAGTATGGTGGGAGTTTTGCTGGTGGTCTAA
- a CDS encoding hypothetical protein (EggNog:ENOG503PBWS; COG:P) encodes MDEAHYRDLDRCPDYSPFFGAIGCALSIILTVFGASYGTAKSSAGLFSSGVLRPDRVMQNTLPSIMSQILSIYGLVISVIISSSLTESVPLFTSFLHLAAGLSVGLCGLAAGFSIGIVGDAGIRASTQQPRLYTGMVLILIFAEVLGLYGVIVSILMITRSREGRACLE; translated from the exons aTGGACGAAGCACACTACAGAGACCTCGATCGATG CCCAGACTACTCC CCCTTCTTCGGAGCCATAGGCTGCGCCCTCTCCATAATCCTCACCGTCTTCGGCGCCTCCTACGGCACCGCCAAGTCCTCTGCCGggctcttctcctccggcgTCCTCCGCCCCGACCGCGTCATGcaaaacaccctcccctccatcatgtCCCAAATCCTCTCCATCTACGGCCTCGTGATCTCAGTCatcatatcctcctccctgaCCGAGTCcgtccccctcttcacctcgtTCCTCCACCTAGCCGCCGGCCTCTCCGTCGGCCTCTGCGGTCTCGCCGCCGGCTTCTCCATCGGCATCGTCGGCGACGCGGGCATCCGGGCGTCTACCCAGCAGCCTAGGCTCTACACCGGCATggtcctcatcctcatctttgctgaggtgttggggttgtatGGCGTTATTGTTAGTATCCTCATGATCACTAGGAgtagggaggggagggcttGTTTGGAGTAA